From a region of the Acanthochromis polyacanthus isolate Apoly-LR-REF ecotype Palm Island chromosome 3, KAUST_Apoly_ChrSc, whole genome shotgun sequence genome:
- the zgc:112980 gene encoding uncharacterized protein zgc:112980 isoform X2, with translation MCTTADSGEIIILSDDDDDDDGKDCENDLSCLIVEVEDVKKTDCVSASAALDEDLVVTFFRPAEVLPHARYDCPIHPFTTTDCETGVPVPGNQLFCDQCFCYICDKLASSCVMWCHSEMCHCNGHKNSPFWHNLRNTALLGGLKPFNLSLSEIDSHLRCAETMLQNFRQELSERFSSYAKGQTLQEIGLPLLNMQGLVHNYTPVYEFVSLFLNKADQQDGRAAAILNLGAAREFVTHFQVQGAFVVQTPMNNAAEAKVLLMQRVIASVQRQMVMADFSAEFVHKLQDFYKNLYFPAVLRSMRNSLCVRPWDDVLLVSVLKGQNVSGVRKDKGKKDILIEQISVVLLRTELLQRQCRYRELCRYLRVVQTDDSSIFQELQDLIPFFMCMHGDFTSALTSLFPSVNAPASSLSPRSFLFYLHIFETATAPKLMVFRPAQLGCSAAKWELIESAVPLKRAELVKFALRAQRCCCAVYTDDNVWAFTWLYVSLSSSEERLRSFIQEITREMENTADNPLAVELNTLIQNQLADPVQHY, from the exons atGTGCACGACGGCGGACAGTGGAGAAATAATCATcctcagtgatgatgatgatgatgatgatggcaaAGACTGTGAAAATGACTTATCCTGCCTTATTGTGGAGGTGGAGGATGTGAAAAAGACAG ACTGTGTGTCGGCTTCTGCTGCTCTGGATGAAGACCTGGTTGTCACTTTCTTCCGCCCTGCTGAGGTGCTGCCTCATGCACGCTACGACTGCCCCATACACCCTTTCAC GACTACAGATTGTGAGACAGGTGTTCCAGTGCCTGGTAACCAGCTGTTTTGTGATCAGTGCTTCTGTTACATCTGTGATAAGCTGGCATCATCG TGTGTAATGTGGTGCCACAGTGAAATGTGTCACTGCAACGGCCACAAGAACAGCCCCTTCTGGCACAACCTCCGAAACACTGCACTGCTAGGAGGACTGAAGCCTTTTAACCTCTCGCTGTCAGAAATAGACTCTCATCTCCGATGTGCAG AAACGATGCTGCAGAACTTCAGACAAGAGCTCTCTGAACGGTTCTCATCCTATGCGAAGGGACAGACGCTACAGGAAATTGGTCTGCCCTTACTGAACATGCAAGGCCTTGTCCACAA ttaCACACCTGTGTACGAGTTTGTGTCATTGTTCCTGAACAAAGCAGATCAACAAGATGGCAGAGCTGCAGCCATCTTGAACCTGGGAGCGGCACGAGAGTTTGTGACACATTTCCAAGTCCAAGG agCTTTCGTTGTACAGACACCCATGAATAATGCTGCTGAAGCGAAAGTGCTCTTAATGCAGAg GGTTATAGCGTCGGTGCAGAGACAGATGgtgatggctgatttttctGCCGAGTTTGTCCACAAACTGCAGGATTTTTACAAGAATTTATATTTCCCTGCCGTGCTCAGGAGCATGAGGAACag CCTCTGTGTTCGTCCCTGGGATGACGTCCTGCTTGTGTCAGTGCTGAAGGGCCAGAATGTGTCGGGCGTTCGTAAGGATAAAGGCAAGAAGGACATTCTGATCGAACAGATTTCTGTGGTTCTCCTGAGGACAGAACTGCTGCAGCGTCAGTGCAG GTACAGAGAGCTCTGTCGATATCTACGAGTCGTGCAGACTGATGATTCCAGCAT CTTCCAGGAACTACAAGACCTCATCCCTTTCTTTATGTGCATGCATGGAGACTTCACATCGGCTCTGACCAGTTTGTTCCCTTCAGTGAACGCTCCTGCCTCCAGTCTCTCTCCGCGTAGCTTCCTCTTTTATCTCCACATCTTTGAAACAGCGACAGCACCAAAGCTCATGGTCTTTCGGCCGGCACAGCTCGGCTGTTCTGCCGCAAAGTGGGAGCTAATTGAAA GTGCTGTGCCACTGAAGCGTGCCGAGCTGGTGAAGTTTGCTCTCAGGGCTCAGAGATGCTGCTGTGCTGTCTACACTGAT GACAATGTGTGGGCTTTCACTTGGCTGTATGTCAGTCTGTCCTCCAGTGAAGAACGTCTCCGATCCTTTATTCAGGAGATCACACGGGAGATGGAAAACACAGCAG
- the zgc:112980 gene encoding uncharacterized protein zgc:112980 isoform X1 encodes MCTTADSGEIIILSDDDDDDDGKDCENDLSCLIVEVEDVKKTDCVSASAALDEDLVVTFFRPAEVLPHARYDCPIHPFTTTDCETGVPVPGNQLFCDQCFCYICDKLASSCVMWCHSEMCHCNGHKNSPFWHNLRNTALLGGLKPFNLSLSEIDSHLRCAETMLQNFRQELSERFSSYAKGQTLQEIGLPLLNMQGLVHNYTPVYEFVSLFLNKADQQDGRAAAILNLGAAREFVTHFQVQGAFVVQTPMNNAAEAKVLLMQRVIASVQRQMVMADFSAEFVHKLQDFYKNLYFPAVLRSMRNSLCVRPWDDVLLVSVLKGQNVSGVRKDKGKKDILIEQISVVLLRTELLQRQCRYRELCRYLRVVQTDDSSIFQELQDLIPFFMCMHGDFTSALTSLFPSVNAPASSLSPRSFLFYLHIFETATAPKLMVFRPAQLGCSAAKWELIESAVPLKRAELVKFALRAQRCCCAVYTDDNVWAFTWLYVSLSSSEERLRSFIQEITREMENTADRDSFLPVVPTPPAGTNNPLAVELNTLIQNQLADPVQHY; translated from the exons atGTGCACGACGGCGGACAGTGGAGAAATAATCATcctcagtgatgatgatgatgatgatgatggcaaAGACTGTGAAAATGACTTATCCTGCCTTATTGTGGAGGTGGAGGATGTGAAAAAGACAG ACTGTGTGTCGGCTTCTGCTGCTCTGGATGAAGACCTGGTTGTCACTTTCTTCCGCCCTGCTGAGGTGCTGCCTCATGCACGCTACGACTGCCCCATACACCCTTTCAC GACTACAGATTGTGAGACAGGTGTTCCAGTGCCTGGTAACCAGCTGTTTTGTGATCAGTGCTTCTGTTACATCTGTGATAAGCTGGCATCATCG TGTGTAATGTGGTGCCACAGTGAAATGTGTCACTGCAACGGCCACAAGAACAGCCCCTTCTGGCACAACCTCCGAAACACTGCACTGCTAGGAGGACTGAAGCCTTTTAACCTCTCGCTGTCAGAAATAGACTCTCATCTCCGATGTGCAG AAACGATGCTGCAGAACTTCAGACAAGAGCTCTCTGAACGGTTCTCATCCTATGCGAAGGGACAGACGCTACAGGAAATTGGTCTGCCCTTACTGAACATGCAAGGCCTTGTCCACAA ttaCACACCTGTGTACGAGTTTGTGTCATTGTTCCTGAACAAAGCAGATCAACAAGATGGCAGAGCTGCAGCCATCTTGAACCTGGGAGCGGCACGAGAGTTTGTGACACATTTCCAAGTCCAAGG agCTTTCGTTGTACAGACACCCATGAATAATGCTGCTGAAGCGAAAGTGCTCTTAATGCAGAg GGTTATAGCGTCGGTGCAGAGACAGATGgtgatggctgatttttctGCCGAGTTTGTCCACAAACTGCAGGATTTTTACAAGAATTTATATTTCCCTGCCGTGCTCAGGAGCATGAGGAACag CCTCTGTGTTCGTCCCTGGGATGACGTCCTGCTTGTGTCAGTGCTGAAGGGCCAGAATGTGTCGGGCGTTCGTAAGGATAAAGGCAAGAAGGACATTCTGATCGAACAGATTTCTGTGGTTCTCCTGAGGACAGAACTGCTGCAGCGTCAGTGCAG GTACAGAGAGCTCTGTCGATATCTACGAGTCGTGCAGACTGATGATTCCAGCAT CTTCCAGGAACTACAAGACCTCATCCCTTTCTTTATGTGCATGCATGGAGACTTCACATCGGCTCTGACCAGTTTGTTCCCTTCAGTGAACGCTCCTGCCTCCAGTCTCTCTCCGCGTAGCTTCCTCTTTTATCTCCACATCTTTGAAACAGCGACAGCACCAAAGCTCATGGTCTTTCGGCCGGCACAGCTCGGCTGTTCTGCCGCAAAGTGGGAGCTAATTGAAA GTGCTGTGCCACTGAAGCGTGCCGAGCTGGTGAAGTTTGCTCTCAGGGCTCAGAGATGCTGCTGTGCTGTCTACACTGAT GACAATGTGTGGGCTTTCACTTGGCTGTATGTCAGTCTGTCCTCCAGTGAAGAACGTCTCCGATCCTTTATTCAGGAGATCACACGGGAGATGGAAAACACAGCAG